A single region of the Cryptococcus decagattii chromosome 4, complete sequence genome encodes:
- a CDS encoding hydroxyethylthiazole kinase — MPKPTLDYSLYLVTGRELLPPGKDYYESLEESLQGGVTLVQVREKYADTGEFIEVARRTKAICDKYNVPVLINDRIDVHLAVGTAGIHVGQTDCPIGLARSLVGPDAIIGLSVGNVNEAKRAIQQGADYVGIGAVWPTDSKDVTKKKMLGPDGVGEILDLLHGTGVQSVAIGGIHLPNVAQLLHASIAPQSRNALDGIAIISDIVGSLTPREAAKNLREVVQSFKRARNQLANLEAVYGANLFTSQRNIDDFIKVAVHLTDVIKKATPLVNQMTNNVVINDSANVTLAIGASPIMATHPRDVYDLSPAIGALLINFGTVTDKAGMLVAGRQANVNRKPIVFDPVAIGATPYRQETSVELLAHWQPTIIKGNAAEIGFMAKSTEVASRGVDSVGSGFSDPGAIVKALARKQAAIIVLTGEHDYISDGSTTLKISNGHHYLERITGSGCQLGSVIASFAAAARLDHLVKYGEWENASQLVQGDMLAAAVTGVLVYTVAAEVAAAREDVKGPGTFRAALIDELYNLTPEVLQQRANIEIV; from the exons ATGCCCAAGCCTACTCTCGATTACTCACTTTACCTTGTCACTGGCAGGGAGCTTTTACCTCCTGGAAAG GACTACTATGAAAGTCTTGAAGAA TCCCTTCAAGGCGGCGTTACTCTTGTACAAGTCCGTGAAAAGTACGCTGACACTGGAGAA TTTATTGAAGTTGCCCGCCGCACGAAAGCTATTTGTGACAAG TATAACGTCCCTGTCCTTATCAACGACCGTATTGACGTCCATCTCGCTGTCG GCACTGCTGGCATCCACGTCGGTCAAACCGACTGCCCTATCGGTTTAGCACGTAGTCTTGTCGGACCCGATGCCATTATTGGTCTGTCTGTCGGCAACGTTAACGAAGCCAAACGTGCCATCCAGCAAGGTGCAGACTATGTCGGCATCGGTGCTGTGTGGCCTACGGATAGCAAGGATGTaaccaagaagaagatgttggGCCCTGATGGGGTGGGCGAGATCCTTGATTTGCTCCATGGAACTGGCGTGCAGAGCGTTGCTATTG GCGGCATTCACCTTCCCAACGTCGCTCAGCTCCTTCATGCTTCCATTGCTCCGCAATCACGCAATGCTCTTGATGGTATCGCTATCATCTCAGACATTGTCGGTTCCCTCACTCCCCGCGAGGCCGCCAAGAACCTACGAGAGGTTGTTCAATCATTCAAGCGCGCGAGAAATCAGCTTGCCAACCTTGAAGCTGTATACGGCGCCAACCTGTTCACCAGTCAAAGGAACATAGATGATTTTATCAAGGTGGCTGTCCACTTGACCGACGTGATCAAGAAGGCGACTCCATTGGTCAACCAA ATGACTAATAATGTCGTTATCAACGATTCTGCCAATGTCACCTTGGCCATTGGTGCCTCTCCTATCATGGCGACTCATCCTCGTGACGTCTATGATCTCAGTCCCGCTATCGGAGCCCTTTTGATCAACTTTGG TACCGTCACAGACAAAGCAGGCATGCTTGTAGCCGGCCGACAGGCCAACGTTAACAGGAAACCCATCGTATTTGACCCTGTAGCCATCGGCGCAACTCCTTACAGGCAAGAAACGTCTGTCG AGCTCCTCGCACACTGGCAGCCCACGATTATCAAGGGCAACGCTGCCGAAATCGGGTTCATGGCGAAATCAACAGAAGTTGCTAGCCGAGGTGTTGATTCTGTCGGCTCTGGATTCTCTGATCCAGGTGCTATCGTCAAAGCACTTGCTCGAAAGCAAG CCGCTATTATCGTCCTCACAGGCGAGCATGATTATATCTCAGATGGTTCGACTACACTCAAAATTTCTAATGGTCACCACTACCTAGAACGCATCACTGGTTCGGGGTGTCAGCTTGGATCCGTTATCGCGTCATTTGCGGCTGCTGCAAGGTTGGACCATCTGGTGAAATATGGTGAATGGGAGAATGCATCGCAACTCGTTCAAGGTGATATGTTGGCTGCGGCTGTGACCGG CGTGCTGGTATATACCGTTGCCGCAGAGGTAGCGGCCGCTCGTGAAGATGTAAAAGGACCTGGAACGTTCAGGGCCGCCTTGATTGACGAATTGTACAACCTCACCCCTGAGGTTTTGCAGCAGCGAGCCAACATTGAGATCGTGTAG